Proteins found in one Homalodisca vitripennis isolate AUS2020 chromosome 4, UT_GWSS_2.1, whole genome shotgun sequence genomic segment:
- the LOC124361202 gene encoding nuclear pore complex protein Nup214, producing MTAVPAPNAKEVQEFQFKLLARLRLFKENPNLPLKQSLSLVAVSAKYGLICVGTPNGFEVIETAKIVEQCGGVKKPAAEVTDFPRRSVGLGAQPTHLDISCDGQHLAVDYTAGGTSIIRIYDVTSLASQKEQMVNEVRLPAPLRALSWNPGIPNLLAACMQDGSAAVYEFKNNSFEISSIPAEAYATCLCWSPKGKQIVIGSRNGSLNQFKPDLKIVKTIPPPQGDVSLVSVQWLSSLQYAAVYCTQNSGTGPNLVIVNTPRNQPITYINYEDITYSKGDSLCAFVAGDVSLVSVQWLSSLQYAAVYCTQNSGIGPNLVIVNTPRNQPITYINYEDITYCNGDSLCAFVAGDVSLVSVQWLSSLQCAAVYCTQNSGTGPNLVIVNTPRNQPITYINYEDITYSNGDSLCAFVAGDVSLVSVQWLSSLQYAAVYCTQNSGTGPNLVIVNTPRNQPITYINYEDITYSKGDSLCAFVAGDVSLVSVQWLSSLQYAAVYCTQNSGTGPNLVIVNTPRNQPITYINYEDITYSNGDSLCAFVAGDVSLVSVQWLSSLQYAAVYCTQNSGTGPNLVIVNTPRNQPITYINYEDITYSNGDSRLTQFYFIHQQTWNVLLVGSANSMEVGVLGLQGEWEQWQLEDAARAELPLSPSKQETHPVGMAMDTSVQYNLPWGENQHLPPMPLLLLLSHEGVLTLYWTVNLLSAATVCVPPNPLPDTSGLQLVTSQPVTSQPAISQPAILQPAISQQPQLVAASPPAAVAQPVPFAAPTPAPAPVAAPAAAPAPAPAYGVTSIPQWQQPPPTSQPAWIHTSALTSPKPEIKQPTSVVPGSWMASTSAPPAFISSLTQSAFSSASPAFNITSSTPAPVSLSVPAVPAFSVLPTSAPTAAPGITPAASPVSQTPFSFASLQASDSYGKPGAFVSSSVPTAAPLTPVSTVPVTPPSAKVDSTVVPSPVPSSPVSRPSTPEQEQTEESQELKAMNDALMEEAMKEEISHLNQELFHLSQRVRNINLNWEFIQQLAVNN from the exons tGATAGAGACGGCTAAAATTGTGGAGCAATGTGGTGGAGTGAAGAAACCGGCAGCTGAGGTGACTGACTTCCCTCGCCGTAGTGTTGGGCTTGGAGCCCAACCCACTCACCTGGATATCAGCTGTGATGGTCAACACCTAGCAGTGGACTACACAGCAGGTGGGACTAGCATCATTCGAATCTACGACGTTACCTCACTTGCCTCCCAG AAGGAACAGATGGTGAATGAAGTGAGGTTGCCAGCTCCTCTGCGCGCTCTCAGTTGGAACCCTGGCATCCCGAACCTTCTGGCTGCTTGCATGCAAGACGGTTCAGCGGCTGTTTATGAGTTCAAGAATAACTCCTTCGAAATTAGCAGTATACCCGCTGAAGCTTATGCGAC GTGCCTCTGTTGGAGTCCTAAGGGGAAACAGATTGTGATAGGGTCAAGAAATGGATCATTGAATCAGTTCAAACCAGACCTTAAGATTGTTAAAACCATTCCTCCTCCTCAAG GTGATGTGAGTTTAGTGAGTGTACAGTGGCTCAGCAGTCTGCAGTATGCTGCTGTCTATTGTACACAGAACTCTGGCACTGGACCCAACTTGGTTATAGTGAACACTCCTCGCAACCAGCCTATCACCTACATCAACTATGAGGATATTACCTACAGCAAGGGTGACTCACTATGTGCTTTTGTTGCAGGTGATGTGAGTTTGGTGAGTGTACAGTGGCTCAGCAGTCTGCAGTATGCTGCTGTCTATTGTACACAGAACTCTGGCATTGGACCCAACTTGGTTATAGTGAACACTCCTCGCAACCAGCCTATCACCTACATCAACTATGAGGATATTACTTACTGCAATGGTGACTCACTGTGTGCTTTTGTTGCAGGTGATGTGAGTTTGGTGAGTGTACAGTGGCTCAGCAGTCTGCAGTGTGCTGCTGTCTATTGTACACAGAACTCTGGCACTGGACCCAACTTGGTTATAGTGAACACTCCTCGCAACCAGCCTATCACTTACATCAACTATGAGGATATTACCTACAGCAATGGTGACTCACTGTGTGCTTTTGTTGCAGGTGATGTGAGTTTAGTGAGTGTACAGTGGCTCAGCAGTCTGCAGTATGCTGCTGTCTATTGTACACAGAACTCTGGCACTGGACCCAACTTGGTTATAGTGAACACTCCTCGCAACCAGCCTATCACCTACATCAACTATGAGGATATTACCTACAGCAAGGGTGACTCACTATGTGCTTTTGTTGCAGGTGATGTGAGTTTAGTGAGTGTACAGTGGCTCAGCAGTCTGCAGTATGCTGCTGTCTATTGTACACAGAACTCTGGCACTGGACCCAACTTGGTTATAGTGAACACTCCTCGCAACCAGCCTATCACCTACATCAACTATGAGGATATTACTTACAGCAATGGTGACTCACTGTGTGCTTTTGTTGCAGGTGATGTGAGTTTAGTGAGTGTACAGTGGCTCAGCAGTCTGCAGTATGCTGCTGTCTATTGTACACAGAACTCTGGCACTGGACCCAACTTGGTTATAGTGAACACTCCTCGCAACCAGCCTATCACTTACATCAACTATGAGGATATTACCTACAGCAATGGTGACTCTAGACTCACCCAGTTCTACTTCATACACCAGCAGACTTG GAACGTGTTACTGGTGGGCTCTGCCAATAGTATGGAGGTGGGGGTATTGGGTCTGCAAGGAGAGTGGGAGCAGTGGCAGCTGGAGGACGCTGCCAGGGCAGAACTCCCCCTATCACCCTCCAAACAGGAGACACATCCTGTCGGAATGGCCATGGACACAAGTGTTCAGTATAATCTTCCTTGGG GTGAAAACCAGCATCTGCCGCCCATGCCGCTATTGCTTCTACTCTCTCATGAGGGCGTACTGACTCTTTACTGGACGGTGAACTTGCTGTCTGCAGCCACCGTGTGTGTGCCGCCCAACCCCTTACCTGACACCAGTGGGCTGCAACTCGTCACATCGCAGCCCGTCACATCGCAGCCTGCCATATCGCAGCCAGCCATATTGCAGCCTGCTATATCGCAGCAACCTCAG TTGGTCGCAGCCTCACCTCCTGCTGCAGTGGCCCAGCCTGTGCCATTTGCCGCTCCCACACCTGCTCCTGCCCCCGTGGCTGCGCCTGCCGCTGCACCTGCGCCTGCGCCTGCCTATGGTGTCACCTCCATACCCCAGTGGCAACAACCACCGCCTACCTCACAGCCTGCATGGATTCACACTTCTGCTCTCACATCTCCAAA ACCTGAGATCAAACAACCCACCAGTGTTGTACCAGGGTCTTGGATGGCATCCACATCTGCCCCACCTGCTTTTATATCTTCATTGACACAATCTGCCTTCAGTTCAGCAAGTCCAGCATTCAACATAACCTCCTCCACACCAGCCCCTGTGTCCCTTTCTGTACCAGCTGTTCCTGCCTTCAGTGTTTTACCCACCTCTGCACCTACTGCAGCCCCTGGCATCACCCCGGCAGCTTCCCCTGTCTCTCAGACTCCATTCAGTTTTGCTTCCCTTCAGGCTTCTGACTCGTATGGCAAACCAG GTGCTTTTGTGTCATCATCTGTTCCTACAGCTGCTCCTCTCACACCCGTGTCT ACAGTTCCAGTGACACCACCATCAGCTAAAGTAGACTCGACAGTAGTGCCCTCTCCTGTGCCATCCTCACCAGTATCCAGGCCTTCGACTCCAGAAC AAGAACAAACAGAGGAGAGTCAGGAGTTGAAGGCCATGAATGATGCTTTGATGGAAGAGGCTATGAAGGAAGAGATTTCACACTTAAACCAGGAATTATTCCACCTCAGCCAAAGAGTCAGAAACATTAATCTCAAT TGGGAGTTCATTCAGCAGCTGGCGGTAAACAACTAA